The following are encoded in a window of uncultured Ilyobacter sp. genomic DNA:
- the murF gene encoding UDP-N-acetylmuramoyl-tripeptide--D-alanyl-D-alanine ligase codes for MKIIDLLRDYFPGKKILESMDITDICMDSREIKKGSLFFAIKGGNKHVEEAIKKGAALAVYDSKNLLISDERAIFTEDTVSFMQKLARDYRKSNGIKVVAITGSNGKTTTKDMVYSVLSQRFRTQKTQGNHNNHIGLPYTILKAQPEDEVMVLEMGMSGFGEIDLLCTIALPDYGIITNIGESHLEYLQNKENVFKAKGELLKYVDNQNTIIFGDDHYLKNVPGIKVGYGDENTFKISEFIESDKGAEFKLGGKTYRIPVNGEHNVINASFAVALGLKMGLAVSEIEKGLEELELTPMRFQKIEKGKNLYINDAYNANPTSMKLAIETFDKLYNDRSCKIMVLGDMLELGEKSEEYHKGIKDYLDKSKAEYIFLYGNEMEKLWSLCQEDERVYYFKDKNLISEKIESMEEKSIILLKGSRGMKLEEIIK; via the coding sequence ATGAAAATTATAGATTTGCTGAGAGATTATTTTCCTGGAAAAAAAATACTAGAGAGCATGGATATAACGGATATCTGCATGGACAGCAGAGAGATAAAAAAGGGCTCTCTTTTTTTTGCGATAAAGGGAGGAAACAAACATGTGGAAGAGGCTATCAAAAAGGGTGCAGCACTTGCCGTTTATGATAGTAAAAACCTTCTGATTTCAGACGAGAGGGCTATTTTTACAGAAGATACGGTAAGCTTTATGCAAAAGTTGGCCAGGGACTATCGAAAAAGCAATGGAATAAAGGTCGTAGCAATAACGGGAAGCAACGGTAAGACCACCACTAAGGATATGGTATATTCAGTTCTTTCTCAAAGATTTAGAACACAAAAAACACAAGGTAATCACAATAACCACATAGGCTTGCCTTATACTATTCTTAAAGCCCAACCTGAGGATGAAGTAATGGTACTTGAAATGGGAATGAGTGGCTTCGGAGAGATAGATCTTTTGTGCACCATAGCACTGCCCGATTATGGCATAATAACAAATATAGGAGAGTCGCACTTAGAGTATCTTCAAAATAAAGAAAATGTTTTTAAGGCTAAGGGAGAACTTTTAAAATACGTTGATAATCAAAATACAATTATTTTTGGAGATGACCATTATCTGAAAAATGTTCCAGGAATAAAAGTAGGATACGGCGATGAAAATACATTTAAGATATCAGAATTTATCGAAAGTGACAAGGGTGCCGAGTTTAAACTCGGGGGGAAAACCTATAGGATACCTGTAAATGGAGAGCATAATGTTATAAATGCATCGTTTGCAGTAGCCCTGGGTCTAAAAATGGGATTAGCTGTGTCTGAAATAGAAAAAGGGTTAGAGGAGCTAGAACTTACTCCTATGAGATTTCAGAAAATAGAGAAGGGTAAAAACCTGTATATAAATGATGCTTATAATGCCAATCCAACTTCAATGAAACTTGCTATTGAAACCTTTGACAAGCTATATAATGACAGAAGCTGTAAAATAATGGTATTGGGAGATATGCTCGAACTTGGGGAAAAGAGTGAAGAGTATCATAAAGGGATAAAAGATTATTTGGACAAATCTAAAGCAGAATACATATTCCTGTACGGAAATGAGATGGAAAAACTTTGGTCTCTATGTCAGGAAGATGAAAGAGTCTATTATTTCAAAGATAAAAATTTAATTTCTGAAAAAATAGAGTCTATGGAAGAAAAATCAATCATACTGCTTAAGGGCTCTAGAGGAATGAAACTAGAGGAAATAATTAAATAA
- the murD gene encoding UDP-N-acetylmuramoyl-L-alanine--D-glutamate ligase: MKRALVFGAGVSGLGAKKLLEKNGYEVVLVDDKKAISSKEGMSIIPSVELFIKSPGVPYTELVKKAFELKIPVMDEVELAYRYMRKKDEQPKIIAVTGTNGKTTITTKIKELIQYCGYKCEFAGNIGRSFAELVIENIDLDYIVLELSSYQLENVREFRPDIAMVINLAPDHLDRYEKAGDYYNAKFNIGAKQESGDYFITNMNCEESSKRLSNINADIWKVSLEGGDGCDIYPEDGWVMYKDKKIIREEKLSLKGRHNLENVLFIAAVSEIIGLDKEKLREFLYNTGTLEHRMERFLEVGNTLFINDSKGTNIESSKMAIEAYHGCILICGGVDKKLDLKPLVEAIKTHVSTVFLIGELAEKLEKELIQGGYLESRIIRAGDLENSIGLIHQKIDIYEKNNILLSPATASFDQFKNFEERGKVFKELVKKYFTAGEKI; the protein is encoded by the coding sequence ATGAAGAGAGCCCTTGTTTTTGGAGCTGGAGTTAGCGGTCTGGGCGCTAAAAAATTGTTGGAGAAAAATGGATATGAAGTTGTACTGGTAGATGATAAAAAGGCCATATCGTCAAAAGAGGGAATGAGTATTATCCCCAGCGTGGAGTTGTTCATAAAAAGTCCCGGGGTTCCTTATACAGAGCTCGTAAAAAAGGCTTTTGAACTTAAAATACCAGTAATGGATGAGGTGGAACTGGCTTACAGATATATGAGGAAAAAGGATGAACAACCTAAGATTATAGCTGTTACGGGAACAAATGGAAAAACCACCATCACCACAAAAATAAAAGAGCTGATTCAGTATTGTGGATATAAATGTGAATTTGCAGGAAACATCGGCAGATCTTTTGCAGAGCTTGTGATAGAAAATATAGATCTTGATTATATAGTCTTAGAGCTAAGTTCTTACCAACTGGAAAACGTAAGGGAGTTCAGACCTGACATAGCAATGGTGATCAATCTGGCTCCGGACCATCTAGACAGATATGAGAAGGCAGGAGACTATTACAACGCAAAATTTAATATAGGTGCCAAGCAGGAGTCCGGGGATTACTTTATAACCAATATGAACTGTGAGGAATCCTCTAAGAGACTTAGTAATATAAATGCAGATATATGGAAGGTCTCCCTAGAGGGAGGAGACGGATGCGACATCTATCCCGAAGATGGATGGGTGATGTATAAGGATAAAAAAATTATACGTGAAGAAAAACTGAGCCTAAAGGGAAGACATAATTTGGAAAATGTCCTATTTATAGCGGCAGTTTCTGAGATAATAGGCCTAGATAAGGAAAAACTTAGGGAGTTTCTATATAATACAGGGACTCTAGAACATAGAATGGAGAGATTTTTAGAAGTTGGAAACACCCTTTTTATAAATGATTCGAAGGGGACCAACATAGAATCCTCTAAGATGGCCATAGAGGCCTATCACGGGTGCATCCTCATATGCGGAGGGGTAGATAAAAAGCTTGATCTGAAACCACTAGTAGAAGCAATAAAAACTCATGTTAGCACTGTATTTCTAATAGGGGAACTTGCAGAGAAATTGGAAAAAGAATTGATACAAGGAGGATATCTAGAATCTAGGATTATAAGGGCTGGAGATTTAGAGAACAGTATTGGTTTAATTCATCAAAAAATAGATATCTATGAAAAGAACAACATACTTTTATCCCCTGCAACAGCCAGCTTTGATCAGTTCAAAAATTTTGAGGAGAGGGGAAAAGTGTTCAAAGAGTTGGTAAAAAAATATTTTACGGCAGGTGAAAAAATTTGA
- the mraY gene encoding phospho-N-acetylmuramoyl-pentapeptide-transferase → MLYYLAKNIDTLTWLKSIYLRAFLGFIISFILVILVGKPFIKFLKKNKMGESIREEGPESHFSKKGTPTMGGVLIVGSMVITNFIIADLGNKFIEMLLLCMILFSAIGFIDDYKKFTESKKGLSGKKKMMGQGAIALLAWGFILKVGLTGNKVLDLSIINPVFSGPFVYLGAFTMLLFIVLILTGTSNAVNITDGLDGLVIMPVIIASAILGAVAYFTGHIELSQYLNLYYISGAGEMTVYLTSMIGAGLGFLWYNFYPAQIFMGDTGSLTLGGILGLVAIFLKQELLLPIVGLVFVIEACSVIIQVGSFKVRKKRVFKMAPIHHHFELEGLPETKVTMRFWIVALMCGIAALGVVKMRGIF, encoded by the coding sequence ATGCTTTATTATCTTGCAAAAAATATTGATACTTTGACATGGCTTAAATCAATATACCTGAGAGCTTTTTTAGGATTTATAATTTCATTTATATTGGTAATTTTAGTTGGGAAACCATTTATAAAATTTTTGAAAAAAAATAAAATGGGTGAATCTATAAGAGAAGAGGGACCGGAAAGTCATTTTTCAAAAAAAGGAACACCAACAATGGGTGGGGTACTCATAGTGGGTTCTATGGTTATTACCAACTTCATAATTGCAGACCTTGGCAATAAATTTATAGAGATGCTTCTCTTGTGCATGATACTTTTTAGTGCTATAGGGTTTATAGATGACTATAAAAAGTTCACAGAAAGCAAAAAGGGACTTTCTGGAAAGAAAAAGATGATGGGTCAGGGGGCTATAGCTCTTTTAGCATGGGGATTCATACTGAAGGTTGGATTGACGGGAAACAAAGTTTTGGATCTTTCAATAATTAACCCAGTGTTTTCGGGACCTTTTGTTTATCTAGGGGCGTTTACCATGCTTCTCTTCATAGTGTTAATACTCACAGGGACTTCTAATGCGGTAAATATAACTGACGGTCTAGACGGATTGGTAATAATGCCGGTAATTATAGCATCAGCAATATTGGGAGCAGTAGCTTACTTTACAGGTCACATAGAGCTGAGTCAATATCTGAACCTGTATTATATAAGCGGTGCAGGAGAGATGACGGTATACCTTACAAGCATGATAGGTGCAGGTTTAGGTTTTCTGTGGTATAACTTTTATCCGGCGCAGATCTTTATGGGGGACACAGGTTCTCTCACCCTTGGCGGGATATTAGGTCTTGTGGCTATATTCTTGAAGCAGGAGCTTCTCCTACCCATAGTAGGGCTTGTGTTTGTAATAGAAGCTTGCTCTGTAATTATTCAAGTAGGATCCTTTAAGGTCAGAAAAAAAAGGGTATTTAAAATGGCCCCTATACATCATCATTTTGAGCTAGAAGGTCTTCCTGAGACAAAGGTAACCATGAGATTCTGGATCGTGGCCCTTATGTGCGGAATAGCGGCTCTCGGTGTAGTAAAAATGAGAGGGATATTTTAA
- the gmhB gene encoding D-glycero-beta-D-manno-heptose 1,7-bisphosphate 7-phosphatase — translation MKKCVFLDRDGNINVEKDYLYRVEDFEFEPGALEAIKIFKELEYLVVVVTNQSGIARGYYTEEDVKTLHAFLEKKSEEAGGGIDAFYYCPHHPEKGIGAYKKECDCRKPGPGMFLEAKRELDIDFERSLVVGDKLSDVKAGENLGMRGVLVRTGHGQKEEIKSGDTTEVYDSLYDFALKFKEEHIKQ, via the coding sequence ATGAAGAAGTGTGTTTTTTTGGACAGAGACGGAAACATAAATGTAGAAAAAGATTATCTTTACAGGGTAGAGGACTTTGAGTTTGAGCCCGGAGCTCTGGAAGCAATAAAAATATTTAAAGAGCTGGAGTATTTGGTGGTAGTTGTCACCAACCAGTCTGGAATAGCCAGAGGATACTATACAGAAGAAGATGTCAAAACCCTTCACGCCTTTCTTGAAAAAAAATCTGAAGAGGCAGGGGGTGGGATAGATGCTTTTTATTACTGCCCACATCATCCTGAGAAGGGTATAGGGGCTTATAAAAAAGAATGCGACTGTAGAAAGCCTGGACCCGGAATGTTCTTAGAAGCTAAGCGGGAACTGGATATAGACTTTGAAAGATCTCTTGTGGTTGGAGACAAGTTGTCAGATGTAAAAGCCGGTGAAAATCTAGGGATGAGAGGTGTTCTGGTTAGGACTGGACATGGACAAAAAGAGGAGATCAAGTCAGGAGACACCACTGAAGTATATGACTCTCTATATGATTTTGCTTTGAAATTTAAAGAGGAACATATCAAACAATAA